A window of Roseovarius sp. THAF27 contains these coding sequences:
- a CDS encoding PLP-dependent aminotransferase family protein has translation MAISVESFFLSPEAEGTLQAQIQQMIAQGILSGRFRKGEKLPSSRRMAEHLGVSRITVTLAYTELQANDYLESRDRSGYFVSQNAPEPPAFTPSAAKGDLIDWGRAIGRRYTGGATPEKPRDWSSYPYPFIFGQTDPSLFDHASWRHCALRALGQKEFQALAADAYDQDDPKLIEFIARHTLPRRGILAEPGEILLTMGAQNALWLTAQVLLTQRRTAAVEEPCYHALRDILTQSRCHMAPVPVDRDGLRPDALPERADVIFTTPSHQAPTNATMPLDRRQDLLARAREMEALIVEDDYEFEISFLRAPLPSLKSLDTDGRVIYVGSFSKSIFPGLRLGYLVGPQAFIREARALRASVLRHPPGHVQRTTAYFLSLGHYDSLIRRIGKAYARRRQVMETALEDHGLGVEGRGVFGGSSIWMRAPEGVDTENLAERLRARGVLIEPGRPFFEAARAPRNFYRLAYSSIPSERIADGIGILADELGP, from the coding sequence ATGGCCATATCGGTGGAAAGCTTTTTCCTGTCGCCCGAGGCGGAAGGAACGTTGCAGGCGCAGATCCAGCAGATGATCGCGCAGGGAATCCTGTCGGGGCGATTCCGCAAGGGCGAGAAGTTGCCCTCTTCGCGCAGGATGGCCGAGCACCTGGGGGTGAGCCGGATCACGGTGACGCTGGCCTATACCGAGTTGCAGGCCAACGACTATCTTGAGAGCCGGGACCGGTCGGGGTATTTCGTGTCGCAGAACGCGCCGGAGCCGCCGGCATTCACGCCCAGTGCGGCGAAGGGGGACCTGATCGACTGGGGGCGGGCGATCGGGCGGCGGTACACGGGCGGGGCGACGCCGGAAAAGCCGCGGGACTGGTCGAGCTATCCTTATCCTTTCATCTTTGGGCAGACGGACCCGAGCCTGTTCGATCACGCAAGCTGGCGGCATTGCGCGCTGCGGGCGCTGGGGCAGAAGGAGTTCCAGGCGCTGGCGGCGGATGCCTATGACCAGGATGACCCCAAGCTGATCGAGTTCATCGCGCGGCACACCCTGCCGCGCCGGGGGATCCTGGCCGAGCCGGGGGAGATCCTGCTGACGATGGGGGCGCAGAACGCGCTGTGGCTGACGGCGCAGGTGTTGCTGACGCAGCGGCGGACGGCGGCGGTGGAGGAACCCTGTTACCACGCGCTGCGCGATATCCTGACCCAGTCGCGCTGTCACATGGCGCCGGTGCCGGTGGACCGCGACGGGCTGCGCCCCGACGCCCTGCCGGAGCGGGCGGATGTTATTTTCACAACGCCGAGCCACCAGGCGCCGACGAACGCGACCATGCCGCTAGACCGGCGGCAGGACCTACTGGCCCGCGCGCGGGAGATGGAGGCGCTGATCGTCGAGGATGATTACGAGTTCGAAATCAGTTTTCTGCGCGCGCCGCTGCCGTCGCTGAAATCGCTCGATACCGATGGGCGGGTGATCTACGTGGGCAGCTTTTCCAAGTCGATCTTTCCGGGGCTGCGGCTGGGCTATCTGGTGGGGCCGCAGGCGTTCATCCGCGAGGCGCGGGCGCTGCGGGCCAGCGTGCTGCGGCATCCGCCGGGGCATGTGCAGCGGACCACGGCCTATTTCCTGAGCCTGGGGCATTACGACAGCCTGATCCGGCGGATCGGCAAGGCCTATGCGCGGCGGCGGCAGGTGATGGAGACCGCGCTGGAAGATCACGGGCTTGGCGTGGAAGGGCGCGGGGTGTTCGGCGGAAGCTCTATCTGGATGCGGGCGCCGGAGGGGGTGGATACCGAGAACCTGGCCGAGCGGCTGCGCGCGCGTGGCGTGCTGATCGAGCCGGGGCGGCCGTTTTTCGAGGCCGCGCGGGCGCCGCGGAATTTCTACCGGCTGGCCTATTCCTCGATTCCCTCGGAGCGGATCGCGGACGGGATCGGGATACTGGCGGATGAGCTGGGGCCGTAA
- a CDS encoding phosphate acyltransferase, whose amino-acid sequence MTDRYPFLAASEPKCPPSLLKRAQGLPRPRVALVNAGAPNPLQGIREAAEAGLADPVLIGDSDKIKATAKEIGWDIAGLPLIHAPKESAAPVAAEMARGGEVGAIMKGQIHTSTFLKGLLPSAAGLRERGTRCGHVFHITMPGSERPLLLTDAALNVDPDVETRQACLSHAVMLAYKLGIERPKAGILAPTEDPIPTVPNTMEAVEIAEWAQGALPGAVVQGPMAMDLILSKAAAEAKNYESEVSGDADIMLTPNITTGNALFKLMSFGMGCCCAGVVLGAKVPILLTSRAQGAEERIASAELGVIGGAA is encoded by the coding sequence ATGACAGACCGATATCCCTTTCTCGCCGCGAGTGAGCCCAAGTGCCCGCCTTCGTTGTTGAAGCGGGCGCAAGGCCTGCCACGGCCACGTGTGGCGCTGGTGAATGCCGGGGCGCCGAACCCGTTGCAGGGGATCCGCGAGGCGGCAGAGGCCGGGCTGGCCGATCCGGTGCTGATCGGGGACAGCGACAAGATCAAGGCGACGGCGAAAGAGATCGGGTGGGATATCGCGGGGCTGCCGCTGATACACGCGCCGAAGGAAAGCGCCGCGCCGGTGGCGGCCGAGATGGCGCGCGGCGGTGAGGTGGGGGCGATCATGAAAGGACAGATCCATACGTCGACCTTTCTGAAGGGCCTGCTGCCGTCGGCGGCGGGGCTGCGCGAGAGGGGGACGCGCTGCGGACACGTGTTTCACATCACGATGCCGGGGTCGGAGAGGCCACTCTTGCTGACCGACGCGGCGCTGAACGTGGACCCTGACGTGGAGACGCGGCAGGCGTGCCTGAGCCATGCGGTGATGTTGGCCTACAAGCTGGGGATCGAGCGGCCCAAGGCGGGGATTTTGGCCCCGACCGAAGACCCGATCCCGACGGTGCCCAACACGATGGAGGCAGTCGAGATCGCGGAGTGGGCGCAGGGCGCGCTGCCCGGTGCCGTGGTGCAGGGGCCGATGGCGATGGACCTGATCCTGTCGAAGGCGGCGGCAGAGGCGAAGAACTACGAGTCGGAAGTGTCGGGCGATGCCGACATCATGCTGACGCCGAACATCACCACGGGCAACGCGCTGTTCAAGCTGATGTCGTTCGGCATGGGGTGCTGCTGCGCCGGCGTGGTGTTGGGCGCGAAGGTGCCGATATTGCTGACCAGCCGGGCGCAGGGCGCGGAAGAGCGCATCGCTTCGGCGGAGCTGGGCGTGATCGGGGGCGCGGCATGA
- a CDS encoding helix-turn-helix transcriptional regulator produces MKDGPDISRVAALIGDPARANILTALMSGKALTASELAGEAGVTLQTASAHLSKLEGGGLIALRREGRHKYFRLAGDEVAEVLEALMGLAAGTGALRTRPGPRDPEMRRARVCYNHLAGDMGTQMYDALLAQGVLRRSGQALELTEAGREFVTGFGIDLHALPRSRAPLCRDCLDWSERRSHLAGQLGRAMLSRMEEIGWAARVDGTRVVRFSRTGEAAFSEVFGEGARLT; encoded by the coding sequence ATGAAAGACGGCCCTGACATATCCCGCGTGGCCGCGCTGATCGGGGATCCGGCGCGGGCGAATATCCTGACCGCGCTGATGAGCGGGAAGGCGTTGACCGCCAGCGAGCTGGCGGGCGAGGCGGGGGTGACGCTGCAGACCGCCTCGGCGCATCTGTCCAAGCTGGAAGGGGGCGGTCTGATCGCGCTGCGGCGCGAGGGGCGGCACAAGTATTTCCGGCTGGCGGGCGACGAGGTGGCGGAGGTGCTGGAGGCCTTGATGGGGCTGGCGGCCGGGACCGGCGCATTGCGGACGAGGCCGGGGCCGCGCGACCCGGAGATGCGGCGGGCGCGGGTCTGTTACAACCACCTGGCGGGCGACATGGGCACGCAGATGTATGACGCGCTATTGGCGCAGGGCGTGTTGCGGCGGAGCGGTCAGGCGCTGGAGCTGACGGAGGCGGGGCGGGAGTTTGTGACCGGGTTCGGGATCGATCTGCACGCCTTGCCGAGATCGCGGGCGCCGCTTTGCCGCGATTGCCTGGACTGGTCCGAGCGGCGGTCGCACCTGGCGGGTCAGCTTGGGCGAGCGATGCTGAGCCGGATGGAAGAGATCGGCTGGGCGGCGCGGGTGGATGGCACGCGGGTGGTGCGGTTTTCGCGCACGGGCGAGGCGGCGTTTTCCGAGGTCTTCGGCGAAGGTGCGCGTCTGACCTGA
- the xsc gene encoding sulfoacetaldehyde acetyltransferase, with product MKMTTEEAFVKTLQRHGIQHAFGIIGSAMMPISDLFPKAGITFWDCAHEGSAGMMADGYTRATGKMSMMIAQNGPGITNFVTAVKTAYWNHTPLLLVTPQAANKTIGQGGFQEVEQMKLFEDMVAYQEEVRDPTRVAEVLARVISQAKRLCGPAQINIPRDFWTQVVDIEIPSAIEFEVSPGGSNSVAEAAALLSEAKNPVILNGAGVVLSKGGIEASMELAERLTAPVCVGYQHNDAFPGSHPLFAGPLGYNGSKAGMELIKDADVVLCLGTRLNPFSTLPGYGMEYWPTNAKIIQVDINPNRIGLTKKVTVGIVGDAAKVAQGILKNLGETAGDHEREARKAKIAETKSKWAQQLASMDHEDDDPGTTWNERARKDKPDWMSPRMAWRAIQGALPRNAIISSDIGNNCAIGNAYPDFDEGRKYLAPGLFGPCGYGLPAIVGAKIGCPDVPVVGFAGDGAFGIAVNELTAIGRSEWPGITQIVFRNYQWGAEKRNSTLWFDDNFVGTELDDDVSYAGIANACGLKGVVARTMDELTDALNTAIKEQMENGTTTLIEAMINQELGEPFRRDAMKKPVEVAGISADDMVEQRV from the coding sequence ATGAAGATGACCACCGAAGAAGCCTTTGTCAAAACGCTGCAACGCCACGGGATCCAGCACGCGTTCGGGATCATCGGGTCGGCGATGATGCCGATCTCGGACCTGTTCCCGAAGGCCGGGATCACGTTTTGGGACTGCGCGCACGAAGGCAGCGCGGGGATGATGGCCGATGGCTATACCCGCGCGACCGGCAAGATGAGCATGATGATCGCGCAGAACGGTCCGGGGATCACCAACTTCGTCACCGCTGTGAAGACGGCCTATTGGAACCACACGCCGCTGCTGCTGGTAACGCCGCAGGCGGCAAACAAGACGATCGGGCAGGGCGGGTTCCAGGAAGTCGAGCAGATGAAGCTGTTCGAGGACATGGTGGCCTACCAGGAAGAGGTGCGCGACCCGACGCGCGTGGCCGAGGTGCTGGCGCGGGTGATAAGCCAGGCCAAGCGCCTGTGCGGGCCCGCGCAGATCAACATTCCGCGCGATTTCTGGACGCAGGTGGTGGATATCGAGATCCCCAGCGCGATCGAGTTCGAGGTGAGCCCCGGTGGCAGCAACTCGGTCGCCGAGGCGGCTGCGCTGTTGAGCGAGGCCAAGAACCCGGTGATCTTGAACGGCGCGGGCGTCGTGCTGTCGAAAGGCGGGATCGAGGCGTCGATGGAACTGGCCGAGCGGCTGACCGCGCCGGTCTGCGTGGGCTATCAGCATAACGACGCCTTCCCGGGCTCGCACCCGCTGTTCGCCGGGCCGCTGGGCTACAACGGCAGCAAGGCGGGGATGGAGCTGATCAAGGACGCGGACGTGGTGCTGTGCCTTGGCACGCGGTTGAATCCGTTTTCGACCCTGCCGGGGTACGGGATGGAATACTGGCCCACGAATGCCAAGATCATCCAGGTGGATATCAACCCCAACCGGATCGGCCTGACCAAGAAGGTGACCGTGGGGATCGTGGGCGATGCGGCCAAGGTGGCGCAGGGCATCCTGAAGAACCTGGGCGAGACGGCGGGGGATCACGAGCGCGAGGCGCGCAAGGCGAAGATCGCCGAGACCAAGAGCAAATGGGCGCAGCAACTGGCCAGCATGGACCACGAGGATGACGACCCAGGCACCACCTGGAACGAGCGGGCGCGCAAGGACAAGCCGGACTGGATGAGCCCCCGCATGGCGTGGCGGGCCATTCAGGGTGCGCTGCCGCGCAACGCGATCATCTCTTCGGATATCGGCAACAACTGTGCCATCGGCAACGCCTACCCGGATTTCGATGAGGGGCGGAAATACCTGGCGCCGGGGCTGTTCGGGCCTTGTGGGTACGGCCTGCCGGCGATCGTGGGGGCCAAGATCGGGTGCCCGGACGTGCCCGTGGTGGGCTTTGCCGGGGACGGTGCGTTCGGCATCGCGGTCAACGAACTGACGGCAATTGGCCGTAGCGAGTGGCCGGGGATCACGCAGATCGTGTTCCGTAACTACCAGTGGGGTGCGGAGAAGCGGAACTCGACGCTGTGGTTCGACGACAATTTCGTGGGCACCGAACTGGATGACGATGTCAGCTATGCCGGAATCGCCAATGCCTGCGGGCTGAAAGGTGTCGTGGCGCGGACGATGGACGAGCTGACCGATGCGCTGAACACCGCGATCAAGGAGCAGATGGAGAACGGGACGACCACGCTGATCGAGGCGATGATCAACCAGGAGTTGGGTGAGCCGTTCCGCCGGGATGCCATGAAGAAGCCGGTGGAAGTGGCCGGGATCAGCGCCGACGACATGGTCGAGCAACGGGTCTGA